A genomic window from Streptomyces sp. NBC_00234 includes:
- a CDS encoding acyltransferase: MPKNRNTFSSLAARRRSVLSRAVHRAWAWVQETGAVTAEHPGRLRFRRIGPGTRLAFPQGTVFGEPWIELGDHCVIGEQVTLTAGLMPDLDLGPETVLTLGNGVVLGRGSHVIADTTVTIGSDTYCGPYVYITSTNHSYDDPHEPVGRQWPRMEPVVIGPGCWIGTGAVILPGARLGRNVVVAAGAVVRGEVPDHAVVAGAPARVVRSWDPDKGWQPPLRTPAPVPIPEGVTPEQLLFLAELEPETPERS, translated from the coding sequence GTGCCGAAGAACAGAAACACGTTCTCCTCGCTCGCCGCCCGGCGGCGCAGCGTCCTGTCCCGGGCCGTCCACCGCGCCTGGGCCTGGGTGCAGGAGACCGGCGCGGTCACCGCGGAGCACCCCGGACGGCTGCGGTTCCGGCGGATCGGCCCGGGGACGCGGCTGGCCTTTCCGCAGGGCACGGTGTTCGGGGAGCCGTGGATCGAGCTCGGCGACCACTGCGTCATCGGCGAGCAGGTGACGCTCACGGCCGGACTGATGCCCGATCTCGATCTGGGCCCGGAGACCGTCCTCACCCTGGGCAACGGCGTCGTGCTCGGCAGGGGCAGCCATGTCATCGCCGACACCACGGTGACGATCGGCTCGGACACGTACTGCGGCCCGTACGTCTACATCACCTCCACCAACCACAGCTACGACGATCCGCACGAGCCCGTCGGCAGGCAGTGGCCGCGTATGGAACCGGTCGTGATCGGCCCCGGCTGCTGGATCGGCACGGGCGCGGTGATCCTTCCGGGGGCCAGGCTCGGCCGCAACGTCGTGGTCGCCGCCGGGGCGGTCGTCCGCGGTGAGGTCCCCGACCACGCCGTGGTGGCCGGCGCGCCGGCCCGTGTCGTACGGAGCTGGGACCCCGACAAGGGCTGGCAGCCGCCGCTCCGTACGCCCGCGCCCGTCCCGATTCCGGAGGGCGTCACCCCCGAACAGCTGCTGTTCCTCGCGGAACTCGAACCGGAGACCCCCGAGCGCTCCTAG
- a CDS encoding DMT family transporter, which translates to MTALFALATSLLWGLADFGGGLLTRRTPALTVVVVSQTIAALVLGVVVLATGAWREAGGLLWFAVAAGVVGPVAMLSFYKALALGPMGVVSPLGSLGVAVPVSVGLMVGERPGLLQLAGVAVAVVGIVLAGGPELRGAPVRRRAVLLTLLAAFGFGAVMALISEASTTVTGLFLALFVQRVTNVAVGGAALFVSVRRGGRALPEDGGRAVVVAALPALAFVGLADVAANGTYAVAAQHGPVTVAAVLASLYPVVTALAARGVLGERLRGIQAAGAGLALVGTVLLASG; encoded by the coding sequence ATGACAGCATTGTTCGCCCTGGCCACCAGCCTGCTCTGGGGCCTGGCCGACTTCGGCGGCGGGCTGCTCACCCGGCGGACGCCGGCGCTGACCGTGGTGGTCGTCTCGCAGACCATCGCGGCCCTCGTGCTCGGTGTCGTCGTGCTCGCGACCGGTGCCTGGCGCGAGGCCGGCGGACTGCTGTGGTTCGCGGTGGCCGCGGGCGTCGTCGGACCGGTGGCGATGCTGAGCTTCTACAAGGCGCTGGCACTCGGCCCGATGGGGGTCGTCTCGCCGCTCGGCTCGCTGGGCGTGGCCGTGCCGGTGAGTGTCGGGCTGATGGTCGGCGAGCGGCCGGGGCTGCTCCAGCTCGCCGGTGTCGCCGTCGCCGTGGTCGGCATCGTGCTGGCGGGCGGGCCCGAACTGCGCGGAGCGCCGGTGCGGCGCCGGGCCGTGCTGCTGACGCTGCTTGCGGCGTTCGGGTTCGGCGCGGTGATGGCGCTGATCTCCGAGGCGTCCACGACGGTCACCGGCCTGTTCCTCGCGCTGTTCGTCCAGCGCGTCACCAACGTCGCGGTCGGCGGTGCGGCTCTCTTCGTCTCGGTACGCCGAGGGGGCCGGGCGCTGCCCGAGGACGGCGGCCGGGCCGTCGTCGTGGCCGCGCTGCCCGCGCTCGCCTTCGTCGGACTCGCCGACGTCGCCGCCAACGGCACCTACGCGGTCGCCGCCCAGCACGGCCCGGTCACCGTGGCCGCCGTGCTGGCCTCGCTCTACCCGGTGGTGACGGCGCTGGCCGCGCGCGGCGTGCTGGGCGAACGGCTGCGGGGCATCCAGGCGGCGGGAGCGGGACTGGCCCTGGTGGGGACGGTCCTGCTGGCGTCGGGCTAG
- a CDS encoding YbaK/EbsC family protein, with protein sequence MRAPVGSFEDASPAVDRIDLLTPPVARAVEAGWGGVPADRIVYVDTDPAIADTAAFVERHGADLLDRSANCVVVAGKRGGEVTTAACVVLSRSRIDMNGALRKHLGARRVSFAPMDAALAEAGMEYGGVTPVGLPAAWPVLIDPAVADEEYVLIGSGRRRGKLIVPGKALAALPNAVLVEGLGV encoded by the coding sequence ATGCGCGCACCCGTGGGCTCCTTCGAGGACGCCTCTCCCGCTGTGGACCGTATCGACCTGCTGACGCCGCCCGTTGCGCGTGCCGTCGAGGCCGGGTGGGGTGGTGTGCCGGCCGATCGGATCGTCTATGTCGACACCGATCCGGCGATCGCCGACACCGCCGCCTTCGTCGAGCGGCACGGTGCCGACCTGCTCGACCGGTCCGCCAACTGCGTGGTCGTGGCGGGCAAGCGCGGCGGCGAAGTGACGACGGCCGCCTGCGTGGTGCTCTCCCGGTCGCGCATCGACATGAACGGGGCGCTGCGCAAGCACCTCGGCGCGCGCAGGGTCTCCTTCGCCCCGATGGACGCGGCCCTCGCCGAGGCCGGTATGGAGTACGGCGGGGTCACCCCGGTGGGGCTGCCCGCGGCCTGGCCCGTGCTGATCGACCCCGCGGTGGCCGACGAGGAGTACGTACTGATCGGCAGCGGCCGGCGCCGCGGAAAGCTGATCGTGCCGGGCAAGGCCCTTGCGGCGCTGCCGAACGCGGTCCTCGTCGAGGGTCTCGGTGTCTGA
- the fxsT gene encoding FxSxx-COOH system tetratricopeptide repeat protein encodes MSENREGTIVTFYSYKGGTGRTMALANTAWILAANGYRVLAVDWDLEAPGLHRFFHPFLDFSDLEATPGVINLITEYQEEVRRPAEREPEWHRDYARVRPHATSLNWTFPFGGSLDFVSAGRRNRDYSATVGRMDWEDFYERYDGGQFFDAMRTDMQRHYDYTLIDSRTGISDIGDICTVQMPQVLVVCFTLSDQSIDGAAAVARDIEERFHDKHIRILPVPMRIDDGEKEKADAGRALARESFSGFPSGLSSEELAGYWGSVEIPYRPFYAYEEILATFGDAPNVSSSMLTSCERLTSVLTDGAVSALPPMDEAERLGYVAAYTRRRPVPPSNVVLTYVAEDQMWADWLEAVLTRAGFHVVGVDVRTAQVAGAESAFAPGGTYRVVSVVSQAYQNSLQARNLWDSVVSLDPTGSRRQLIPVRVGDVRLNLPASSRAVVDLVRLDENEAASALLGALDRDEPAASPPVPVGGPRFPGAAPQVWNVRPRHAWFTGRASVLERLRDQLRGDTRSGQRLPQVLYGLGGVGKTQVAREYAHRFRADYDLVWWVESEQPDRVLSSLAELAAEMGLRTGDGVTDAAMAALEALRSGTPYSRWLLIFDNVEDLDSALDVFADETAPISGSLYGHILATCRNKPVSAQVETTEVEVFIRSESVEHICRRVRKLPARDADRVAEAVGDLPLAVEVAAAWLAETATPVDDYVQQLREQSTKVLSLGTPDDYAQQIGATWNISIARLREESQAAVRLLELCAFFSAEPISMSLIGSDSMLRSLLPYDPDLRERYMLGKVTQALNRFALAKVDPADSSIQVHRLVQAAVRSGMSPDEQEKAAHEVHVTLAAARPQDTGELDSPVNDPRTWPSFELIWPHLGASGIADCDEESGRQLMLDRIRYLLKRGELENARLLGTQLNRTWTRELGEDDKQTLNLRFELANALRAQGKYHAALALDEDTRERQIRVFHPDHPNVLITTGSLAADLRALGRFDEALERDVRIYRGMRETFGEDHPRTLTAANNLAIDYRLTGDSERARRLDEQTVERRSALLTVDHPYTLTTKGHLARDLRETGEYEASVQVLREVIAAFDRSVLNADVPEALRTAKSLAVSLRKAGHPHEAKRLTEETYSRYRGRYGAKVPDALACGLNLAADFSAVGDKQAALDLALQSLEGYRESLGEEHPFTLACRNNVGIYLRGLGEARRAAEVGEDVRALLEDQLGPAHPYTLCAAINLANAYGDLHRPEDAEQWERVALEGLMARYGAAHPDVLVCRSNLAITLRAAGREVEAQRMRAEVLDPAAARLGADHPITESARSWRRVSRDLEPQPV; translated from the coding sequence ATGTCCGAGAACCGTGAAGGCACCATCGTCACCTTTTACTCGTACAAAGGCGGCACCGGGCGCACCATGGCTCTGGCCAACACCGCCTGGATCCTGGCAGCCAACGGATATCGGGTGCTCGCCGTCGACTGGGACCTGGAGGCGCCGGGCCTGCACCGCTTCTTCCACCCCTTTCTCGACTTCTCCGACCTGGAGGCCACTCCCGGGGTGATCAACCTGATCACCGAATACCAGGAGGAGGTACGACGGCCCGCCGAGCGGGAGCCCGAATGGCACCGCGACTACGCCCGGGTCCGCCCGCACGCCACCTCCCTGAACTGGACCTTCCCCTTCGGCGGGAGCCTCGACTTCGTCTCCGCGGGGCGGCGCAACCGGGACTACTCGGCGACCGTGGGACGGATGGACTGGGAGGACTTCTACGAGCGTTACGACGGCGGCCAGTTCTTCGACGCGATGCGTACCGACATGCAGCGCCATTACGACTACACCCTCATCGACAGCCGGACCGGGATCAGTGACATCGGGGACATCTGCACCGTCCAGATGCCTCAAGTGCTGGTCGTCTGCTTCACGTTGAGCGATCAGAGCATCGACGGTGCCGCCGCCGTGGCCCGCGACATCGAAGAGCGCTTCCACGACAAGCACATCCGCATCCTGCCGGTACCGATGCGCATCGACGACGGCGAGAAGGAGAAGGCCGACGCCGGCCGGGCCCTCGCCCGGGAGAGCTTCAGCGGTTTCCCGAGCGGACTGAGCAGCGAGGAACTGGCGGGCTACTGGGGCTCGGTGGAGATTCCCTACCGGCCCTTCTACGCGTACGAGGAGATCCTCGCGACCTTCGGGGACGCGCCCAACGTGTCCAGCTCCATGCTCACCTCCTGCGAGCGCCTCACCTCGGTGCTCACCGACGGAGCGGTGAGCGCGCTGCCGCCGATGGACGAGGCCGAACGGCTCGGCTACGTCGCGGCGTACACCCGGCGGCGGCCCGTCCCGCCGTCCAACGTGGTGCTCACCTACGTGGCCGAGGACCAGATGTGGGCCGACTGGCTGGAGGCCGTGCTCACCCGGGCGGGTTTCCACGTCGTCGGCGTCGACGTCCGGACGGCACAGGTGGCGGGCGCGGAGTCCGCGTTCGCCCCGGGGGGCACGTACCGCGTCGTCTCCGTCGTCTCGCAGGCGTACCAGAACTCCCTCCAGGCCAGGAACCTGTGGGACTCCGTGGTCAGCCTCGACCCCACCGGGAGCCGCCGCCAGCTGATACCCGTCCGGGTCGGAGACGTACGGCTGAACCTGCCCGCGAGCAGCCGCGCGGTCGTCGACCTCGTGCGGCTCGACGAGAACGAGGCCGCCTCCGCACTCCTCGGCGCCCTGGACCGGGACGAGCCCGCCGCGTCGCCGCCCGTGCCGGTGGGCGGCCCCCGCTTCCCGGGCGCAGCGCCGCAGGTGTGGAACGTACGCCCCCGGCACGCCTGGTTCACCGGGCGCGCCTCCGTACTGGAAAGACTCCGCGACCAGTTGCGCGGCGACACCCGCTCGGGGCAGCGCCTGCCCCAGGTCCTCTACGGACTCGGCGGGGTCGGGAAGACCCAGGTCGCCCGGGAGTACGCCCATCGCTTCCGCGCCGACTACGACCTGGTGTGGTGGGTCGAGTCCGAGCAGCCAGACCGGGTGCTCTCCTCGCTCGCCGAACTGGCCGCCGAGATGGGACTGCGCACCGGTGACGGGGTCACCGACGCCGCCATGGCGGCCCTGGAGGCGTTACGCAGCGGAACGCCGTACTCCCGCTGGCTGCTCATCTTCGACAACGTCGAGGACCTCGACAGCGCCCTGGACGTCTTCGCCGACGAGACCGCGCCCATCTCGGGCTCCCTCTACGGCCACATCCTCGCCACCTGCCGCAACAAGCCGGTATCGGCCCAGGTCGAGACGACGGAGGTCGAGGTCTTCATCCGCTCCGAGAGCGTCGAACACATCTGCCGACGGGTCCGCAAGCTGCCCGCACGGGACGCGGACCGCGTGGCCGAGGCCGTCGGCGACCTGCCGCTGGCCGTCGAGGTCGCGGCCGCCTGGCTCGCCGAAACGGCCACCCCGGTCGACGACTACGTGCAGCAGCTCCGGGAACAGAGCACCAAGGTCCTGTCCCTGGGCACACCCGACGACTACGCCCAGCAGATCGGCGCCACCTGGAACATCTCCATCGCCAGGCTCCGCGAGGAGTCCCAGGCCGCCGTACGGCTCCTGGAGCTGTGCGCCTTCTTCTCGGCCGAGCCGATCTCGATGAGTCTCATCGGCAGCGACTCGATGCTGCGCTCGCTCCTGCCGTACGACCCCGACCTGCGCGAGCGGTACATGCTCGGCAAGGTCACCCAGGCGCTCAACCGCTTCGCGCTCGCCAAGGTGGACCCCGCCGACAGCAGCATCCAGGTGCACCGTCTCGTGCAGGCCGCCGTCCGATCCGGGATGTCCCCGGACGAGCAGGAGAAGGCGGCGCACGAGGTGCACGTCACTCTGGCGGCTGCCCGGCCGCAGGACACCGGGGAACTGGACAGCCCGGTGAACGACCCGCGCACCTGGCCGAGCTTCGAGCTGATCTGGCCGCACCTCGGGGCATCGGGCATCGCCGACTGCGACGAGGAGTCGGGCCGCCAGCTCATGCTCGACCGGATCCGCTACCTCCTCAAGCGCGGTGAACTGGAGAACGCACGGCTCCTGGGGACACAGCTCAACCGCACCTGGACCCGGGAACTCGGCGAGGACGACAAGCAGACGCTGAACCTCCGCTTCGAACTGGCCAACGCGCTCCGGGCCCAGGGCAAGTACCACGCGGCGCTCGCCCTGGACGAGGACACGAGGGAGCGGCAGATCCGGGTGTTCCACCCCGACCACCCGAACGTGCTGATCACCACCGGGAGCCTCGCCGCCGACCTGCGGGCCCTGGGCCGCTTCGACGAGGCGCTGGAACGGGACGTGCGGATCTACCGCGGCATGCGTGAGACCTTCGGCGAGGACCACCCGCGCACCCTGACGGCCGCCAACAACCTCGCGATCGACTACCGGCTGACCGGCGACAGCGAGCGCGCCAGGCGGCTGGACGAGCAGACCGTCGAGCGGCGGAGCGCCCTGCTCACCGTGGACCACCCCTACACCCTCACCACCAAGGGCCACCTCGCCCGTGACCTGCGGGAGACCGGGGAGTACGAGGCTTCGGTACAGGTCCTGCGCGAGGTGATCGCCGCCTTCGACCGGAGCGTGCTCAACGCCGACGTACCCGAGGCGCTGCGTACGGCCAAGAGCCTCGCGGTGTCGCTGCGCAAGGCCGGACATCCGCACGAGGCGAAGCGGCTCACCGAGGAGACGTACAGCCGCTACCGGGGGAGGTACGGGGCCAAGGTGCCCGACGCCCTGGCCTGCGGGCTGAACCTGGCCGCCGACTTCTCGGCGGTCGGGGACAAGCAGGCGGCCCTCGACCTCGCCCTCCAGTCGCTGGAGGGCTACCGGGAGAGCCTGGGCGAGGAACACCCCTTCACGCTGGCCTGCCGCAACAACGTCGGTATCTACCTGCGGGGGCTCGGCGAGGCCCGGCGGGCGGCGGAGGTGGGCGAGGACGTCCGGGCCCTGCTGGAGGACCAGTTGGGGCCGGCCCACCCCTACACGCTGTGCGCGGCGATCAACCTCGCCAACGCCTACGGAGACCTGCACCGCCCCGAGGACGCGGAACAGTGGGAACGCGTCGCGCTGGAAGGGCTGATGGCGAGGTACGGGGCGGCCCACCCCGATGTGCTCGTCTGCCGCTCCAACCTCGCGATCACCCTGCGTGCGGCGGGCCGCGAGGTCGAGGCGCAGCGGATGCGGGCCGAGGTCCTCGATCCGGCCGCGGCGCGGCTGGGGGCGGACCACCCGATCACCGAGTCGGCCCGCTCCTGGCGCCGGGTCAGCCGCGACCTGGAGCCGCAGCCGGTCTGA
- a CDS encoding FxsB family cyclophane-forming radical SAM/SPASM peptide maturase, producing the protein MDRPPLSLSQFVLKMHSRCDLACDHCYVYEHADTSWRGRPKVVSQEILAKAAERIADHARDHCLPEVHVVLHGGEPLLAGTARLRTAAEELYRALDGVSTLDLRIHTNGVLLNERFCELFRDLGIKVGVSLDGDRTSNDRHRRYADGRSSHAQVLKAVHLLSTPRYRHLFAGLLCTIDIENDPVAVYEALVALDPPRMDFLLPHATWDVPPPRPDGSTTPYADWLDVVHRRWEADGRPVPVRLFDSVRRTLRGESSLTESLGLAPADLVVIETDGTFEQADSLKTAYEDAPATGMDVFTHSLDEVLGHPGLLSRQQGIEGLAEECRACPVVTSCGGGLYAHRYRTGSGGSGFDNPSVFCADLMELIVNIRDREAIAPAAAPEPSLADLDLEELARGFGGAGTVERLAESQLDLDRHLLAAVHERGPRTDRYGIPAWELLVDLDTSLPAVVDAVVAHPYLRPWALRALDGRAPDTAGKGLAEIAAACALRARRGDRVTVPVREGLLRLPGLGTVSLPGDTELAEVEAGPDGFTVRAAGRCLEIGWDSGADGLVPNWRPVRLVELPGWTVALEDTDPMRDSHQWPVSDRLSGGEAKLWSEDLADAWSLIRRELPVYAPGVAAGLRAVTPLHAPDGSDVSAASREAFGAIGAARPVTPDLLALLIVHEFQHVKLGAVLDSHDLYDPDDGGRLFYAPWRDDPRPLEGLMQGTYAHIAVTDFWRVRRLNASGPAVRAAEAQFARWREQTAAAVDELAGSGVLTPLGERFVAGMGETVAGWSAEKVPQAALADARRAAEMHRAAWNASASSGQ; encoded by the coding sequence ATGGACCGGCCGCCGCTCTCCTTGAGTCAATTTGTGCTGAAGATGCACAGCCGCTGTGACCTCGCTTGCGACCACTGCTACGTGTACGAGCACGCTGACACGAGTTGGCGTGGCCGGCCCAAGGTGGTGTCCCAAGAAATCCTGGCCAAGGCGGCGGAGCGGATCGCCGACCACGCCCGGGACCATTGCCTTCCCGAGGTCCATGTCGTCCTGCACGGCGGTGAACCGCTGCTCGCGGGCACCGCGAGGCTGCGGACGGCGGCCGAGGAGCTCTACCGCGCACTGGACGGCGTGAGCACCCTCGATCTGCGCATCCACACCAACGGCGTACTGCTGAACGAACGGTTCTGCGAGCTCTTCCGAGACCTGGGCATCAAGGTCGGAGTGTCGCTGGACGGAGACCGGACCTCCAACGACCGCCACCGCCGCTACGCCGACGGCCGCAGCAGCCACGCGCAGGTCCTCAAGGCCGTCCACCTGCTCAGCACGCCCCGCTACCGGCACCTGTTCGCCGGCCTGCTCTGCACGATCGACATCGAGAACGATCCCGTCGCCGTGTACGAGGCACTCGTCGCCCTCGACCCGCCCCGCATGGACTTCCTCCTGCCGCACGCGACCTGGGACGTACCGCCGCCCCGCCCGGACGGCTCGACGACGCCGTACGCGGACTGGCTGGACGTCGTCCACCGGCGCTGGGAGGCGGACGGGCGGCCCGTACCCGTGCGCCTCTTCGACTCCGTCCGGCGCACGCTGCGCGGCGAGAGCAGCCTCACCGAATCCCTCGGACTGGCGCCCGCCGACCTCGTGGTGATCGAGACCGACGGAACGTTCGAGCAGGCGGACAGTCTGAAAACGGCCTACGAGGACGCGCCCGCGACCGGGATGGACGTCTTCACGCACTCGCTGGACGAGGTGCTCGGCCACCCCGGGCTGCTCTCCCGGCAGCAGGGGATCGAGGGGCTCGCCGAGGAGTGCAGGGCCTGCCCGGTGGTCACCTCCTGCGGCGGCGGTCTCTATGCCCACCGGTACCGGACCGGCAGCGGAGGCAGTGGTTTCGACAACCCCTCGGTGTTCTGCGCCGATCTGATGGAGCTCATCGTGAACATCCGGGACCGGGAGGCCATCGCCCCCGCCGCCGCGCCGGAGCCGTCGCTCGCCGACCTCGACCTGGAGGAACTGGCCAGGGGATTCGGCGGTGCCGGGACCGTGGAGCGGCTGGCGGAGAGCCAGCTGGATCTCGACAGGCACCTCCTCGCGGCCGTGCACGAACGGGGTCCCCGGACCGACCGGTACGGAATCCCGGCCTGGGAGCTGCTGGTCGATCTCGACACCTCGCTGCCCGCCGTGGTGGACGCCGTGGTCGCGCATCCGTATCTGCGGCCCTGGGCCCTGCGGGCGCTGGACGGCCGCGCCCCGGACACCGCGGGAAAGGGGCTCGCGGAGATCGCCGCCGCCTGCGCCCTGCGCGCCCGGCGCGGCGACAGGGTCACGGTGCCGGTGCGCGAGGGGCTGCTGAGGCTGCCGGGCCTCGGCACGGTGTCGCTCCCCGGCGACACGGAGCTGGCCGAGGTGGAGGCGGGCCCGGACGGGTTCACGGTGCGGGCCGCGGGGCGGTGCCTGGAGATCGGCTGGGACAGCGGCGCCGACGGGCTCGTCCCGAACTGGCGGCCCGTACGGCTGGTGGAACTGCCCGGCTGGACCGTGGCGCTGGAGGACACCGACCCGATGCGCGACAGCCACCAGTGGCCCGTCTCGGACCGGCTCTCCGGAGGCGAGGCGAAGCTGTGGTCCGAGGACCTCGCCGACGCCTGGTCGCTGATCCGGCGTGAACTGCCCGTCTACGCGCCGGGAGTGGCCGCGGGGCTGCGCGCCGTCACCCCGCTGCACGCACCGGACGGCAGCGATGTGAGCGCCGCGTCCCGGGAGGCGTTCGGCGCGATCGGTGCCGCGCGGCCCGTCACGCCCGACCTGCTCGCCCTGCTGATCGTCCACGAGTTCCAGCACGTCAAGCTGGGTGCGGTCCTGGACAGCCACGACCTGTACGACCCGGACGACGGGGGCCGGCTGTTCTACGCTCCCTGGCGCGACGATCCGCGGCCCCTGGAGGGCCTGATGCAGGGCACGTACGCCCACATCGCCGTGACGGACTTCTGGCGGGTGCGACGACTGAATGCCTCCGGGCCGGCCGTGCGTGCGGCCGAGGCGCAGTTCGCCCGGTGGCGCGAGCAGACGGCCGCCGCGGTGGACGAACTCGCCGGATCCGGGGTGCTCACCCCCCTGGGCGAGCGCTTCGTCGCGGGCATGGGGGAGACGGTCGCGGGCTGGTCGGCGGAGAAGGTTCCGCAGGCCGCCCTCGCCGACGCGCGACGGGCTGCGGAGATGCACCGGGCGGCCTGGAACGCGTCGGCTTCTTCCGGCCAATGA
- a CDS encoding helix-turn-helix domain-containing protein yields MSDLDQLTQSLARNLKRWRGERGFTLDALAARAGVSRGMIIQIEQARTNPSVGTTVKLADALGVSITTLLDYEQGPQVRLIPADQAVRMWSTDAGSSTTLLVGTDAAGPLELWSWRLMPGDGSASDPHPEGTVELLHVTAGELTLVVDGERHTVPAGTSATFEAHVSHGYRNDGAQPVEFTMAVSVPPAR; encoded by the coding sequence GTGTCTGACCTCGATCAGCTCACTCAGTCGCTCGCGCGCAATCTCAAGCGGTGGCGGGGCGAGCGCGGCTTCACCCTGGATGCCCTGGCCGCCCGCGCGGGGGTCAGCCGCGGCATGATCATCCAGATCGAACAGGCGCGCACCAATCCCAGCGTCGGCACCACCGTCAAGCTCGCCGACGCGCTCGGCGTCAGCATCACCACGCTGCTCGACTACGAGCAGGGGCCGCAGGTCCGGCTGATCCCCGCCGACCAGGCCGTACGCATGTGGTCGACGGATGCGGGGAGTTCGACCACCCTGCTGGTCGGCACGGACGCCGCGGGCCCCCTGGAGCTGTGGTCCTGGCGTCTGATGCCCGGCGACGGAAGTGCCTCGGATCCGCATCCCGAGGGGACCGTGGAACTGCTCCACGTCACCGCGGGCGAACTGACCCTGGTCGTCGACGGCGAGCGGCACACGGTGCCGGCCGGGACCTCCGCGACGTTCGAGGCGCACGTGTCGCACGGCTACCGCAACGACGGTGCGCAGCCGGTCGAGTTCACCATGGCGGTCTCGGTCCCTCCCGCCCGCTGA
- a CDS encoding TIR-like protein FxsC has protein sequence MGAGGDEPKPYFFLSYAHTPKNHPKDKDPNVWVERFYRDLCAHVLQLTSLPAGVPAGFMDQQMQPGEGWQERLSEALAYCRVFVPLYSPRYFLSEQCGREWYAFSSRAVHHQAAQYNSTPMTGIVPALWVPVPPKQLPQPAERLQFNHATFGDDYAGEGFYGLIKLRYLRDQYERAVYLLAKRIVKVAEEIRMAEGHPHQDYLAVPSAFGPPGPAREMDIAVLACSQADRPEDRGPDCYGADARDWNPYHPKSSRPLADHAGDLVRNLDYLVRVGDFEAEAERLLAAGGPSAPGLLLLDQWALEAPHRRDLLRRLCAQDRPWISIMVPWNREDPDSVHRSESLHSAAEIFAAETTGGHRSPGAGVPTLEAFSEELPRAVRAADRHYTAQAKTYPPEGRGGRIPRVLPGGVGYGADVHVTPPDGSHQAKANADDVEGSSDVREP, from the coding sequence GTGGGAGCCGGGGGAGACGAACCAAAGCCATACTTCTTTCTCAGCTACGCGCATACGCCGAAGAACCATCCGAAGGACAAGGACCCGAACGTCTGGGTGGAGAGGTTCTATCGGGACCTGTGCGCGCACGTACTGCAACTGACCTCACTTCCGGCGGGCGTACCCGCCGGATTCATGGATCAGCAGATGCAGCCGGGCGAAGGGTGGCAGGAGAGGCTGTCCGAGGCGCTGGCGTACTGCCGGGTCTTCGTGCCGCTCTACTCGCCGCGCTATTTCCTGAGCGAACAGTGCGGCCGTGAATGGTACGCGTTCTCAAGCCGGGCCGTGCACCATCAGGCTGCCCAGTACAACAGCACCCCGATGACCGGGATCGTCCCCGCGCTCTGGGTGCCCGTACCGCCCAAGCAGCTTCCGCAGCCGGCGGAGCGGCTCCAGTTCAACCACGCGACCTTCGGGGACGACTACGCCGGTGAGGGCTTCTACGGGCTGATCAAGCTCAGATACCTCAGGGACCAGTACGAGCGTGCGGTGTACCTGCTGGCCAAACGCATCGTCAAGGTCGCCGAGGAGATTCGGATGGCCGAGGGCCATCCCCACCAGGACTACCTGGCGGTGCCGAGCGCCTTCGGGCCGCCGGGGCCCGCCCGCGAGATGGACATAGCCGTGCTCGCCTGTTCGCAGGCCGACCGGCCGGAGGACCGGGGCCCCGACTGCTACGGGGCGGATGCCCGGGACTGGAACCCGTACCACCCCAAGTCCTCCCGCCCGCTCGCCGACCACGCGGGCGATCTCGTGCGCAACCTCGACTACCTGGTGCGGGTGGGCGACTTCGAGGCCGAGGCCGAACGGCTGCTGGCCGCCGGGGGTCCCAGCGCCCCGGGGCTGCTGCTTCTCGACCAGTGGGCGCTCGAAGCCCCGCACCGAAGGGATCTGCTGCGGCGGCTCTGCGCCCAGGACCGGCCCTGGATCAGCATCATGGTCCCCTGGAACCGCGAGGACCCGGATTCCGTGCACCGTTCGGAATCCCTGCACTCCGCCGCGGAGATCTTCGCGGCCGAGACGACCGGCGGCCACCGCTCACCCGGCGCCGGAGTGCCCACGCTCGAAGCGTTCAGCGAGGAGCTGCCGCGCGCGGTGCGGGCTGCCGACCGGCACTACACGGCTCAGGCGAAGACCTACCCCCCGGAGGGGCGGGGCGGGCGGATACCACGCGTGCTACCCGGCGGCGTCGGTTACGGCGCCGATGTTCACGTCACCCCTCCTGACGGATCGCACCAGGCCAAAGCCAATGCCGACGACGTGGAGGGATCCTCGGATGTCCGAGAACCGTGA